The Sorangiineae bacterium MSr11367 genome window below encodes:
- a CDS encoding LacI family transcriptional regulator — translation MTRRLAEVAKYVGVSEATVSRVLNGKPGISDPTRTAVLTALDVLGYERPVKLRGERARLVGLVLPELQNPIFPAFAEAVAGALARRGFTPVLCTRTTDGVTESDYVDMLLEQHVSGVIFAGGNYAQGDADHGHYQRMLERGLPAILINAGIDGLGFSHISADDAVAVEQAYKHLTSLGHTKIGLILGPPDHVPSQRKHDAFVRHAGRAALVERTIFSMEGGHAAAARLVELGATGLICASDVLALGAIRGVRRAGLSVPQDISVVGYDDSSMMTCTDPPLTTIRQPIEAMGQAAVTLLAGEIGGGAVQADELLFEPELVVRGSTGIRAPSTSKR, via the coding sequence ATGACGCGCAGGCTTGCGGAAGTGGCAAAGTACGTGGGGGTAAGCGAGGCAACGGTGAGCCGTGTTCTCAACGGCAAACCGGGCATCTCGGATCCCACGCGCACGGCGGTGTTAACCGCGCTGGACGTGCTGGGTTACGAGCGGCCGGTCAAACTTCGCGGCGAACGGGCCCGCCTGGTCGGCCTGGTGTTGCCGGAGCTGCAGAACCCGATTTTCCCGGCATTCGCAGAGGCGGTGGCGGGCGCGCTGGCGCGGCGAGGTTTCACGCCCGTGCTGTGCACGCGCACCACGGACGGAGTGACCGAGAGCGACTACGTCGATATGTTGCTCGAGCAACATGTATCCGGCGTCATCTTCGCGGGCGGCAACTACGCGCAAGGGGACGCGGATCATGGTCACTACCAGCGCATGCTCGAGCGCGGGCTGCCGGCCATCCTGATCAACGCGGGTATCGATGGCTTGGGCTTCTCGCACATCTCGGCGGACGACGCCGTCGCCGTCGAGCAGGCGTACAAGCACCTCACGTCGCTGGGCCACACGAAGATCGGCTTGATCCTCGGCCCCCCGGACCACGTTCCCTCGCAGCGCAAACACGACGCCTTCGTTCGCCACGCCGGCCGCGCGGCGCTGGTGGAGCGCACCATCTTCTCGATGGAGGGCGGACATGCGGCGGCCGCGCGCCTCGTGGAGCTGGGTGCCACCGGTCTCATTTGCGCGAGCGACGTGCTGGCGCTGGGGGCGATCCGAGGGGTCCGCCGGGCGGGGCTCTCGGTGCCGCAAGACATTTCCGTCGTGGGATACGACGACTCCTCGATGATGACGTGCACCGATCCGCCGCTCACCACGATCCGCCAGCCCATCGAGGCGATGGGCCAAGCCGCCGTCACCTTGCTGGCCGGCGAGATCGGCGGCGGTGCGGTGCAAGCGGACGAGCTCTTGTTCGAACCGGAGCTCGTGGTGCGCGGCTCGACGGGCATTCGCGCACCGTCCACTTCGAAGCGCTGA
- a CDS encoding PLP-dependent aminotransferase family protein, translating into MRSWTFSVPLEAASRTPLFAQIAQAISDDIARGRLKQGDALPGTRTLAETLGVHRTTVAAAYAELEAQGWVGTRRGSATFVATASPDAEPRRLSRARPSPGVPRRAGFPVESIRERPQRDTTPGRDALLLWGGSPDLRLVPVDLLARAYRRAARGHGVHLLDYTGESRGQKRLRAAVAAMIATARGIPAREDDVMITRGSQMAIDLVARALVVPGDVVAVESPGYRLAHAVFRRAGARIVPIPVDRDGIDVGELARQAASMRIRLVYVTPHHQYPTTVVLTPTRRLALLELARQQGMAIVEDDYDQEFHYDGRPVLPMASADPHGQVIYIGTFAKILAPGLRLGFVVAPEPALARMAYERELIDRQGDGVLECAVAELLEEREIQRHARRMRRTYQARRDALCEAIDKHLAGAISYIKPPGGMALWTKVASDVDVDRWQQRAVEKDVHFQTGRHFFLDGARAPYARFGYAMLNERELLTAVRRLAQAL; encoded by the coding sequence ATGCGATCTTGGACCTTCTCCGTGCCCCTCGAGGCGGCGAGCCGCACGCCGCTGTTCGCGCAGATTGCCCAGGCCATTTCCGACGACATCGCGCGCGGCCGCTTGAAGCAAGGCGACGCGCTTCCGGGAACGCGCACCTTGGCGGAAACGTTGGGCGTGCACCGCACGACGGTGGCGGCGGCGTACGCGGAGCTCGAGGCGCAGGGCTGGGTCGGCACGCGGCGGGGGTCAGCCACCTTCGTCGCCACGGCTTCGCCCGATGCCGAACCGCGCCGGCTCTCACGCGCACGCCCGAGCCCCGGCGTCCCGCGCCGTGCCGGCTTTCCCGTGGAATCGATCCGCGAGCGCCCGCAGCGCGACACCACCCCCGGGCGCGATGCGTTGCTCCTCTGGGGAGGCTCGCCCGATCTGCGGCTCGTACCCGTGGATCTCCTCGCCCGCGCCTACCGCCGCGCGGCACGCGGTCACGGCGTCCACCTGCTCGACTACACGGGGGAGAGCCGCGGCCAGAAGCGCCTGCGCGCCGCCGTCGCCGCGATGATCGCCACCGCCCGCGGCATCCCCGCACGCGAGGACGACGTGATGATCACGCGCGGAAGCCAGATGGCCATCGACTTGGTTGCGCGCGCCCTCGTGGTGCCCGGCGACGTGGTGGCCGTCGAGTCCCCCGGCTATCGACTCGCCCACGCCGTCTTCCGGCGCGCCGGTGCCCGCATCGTGCCGATCCCCGTGGATCGCGATGGCATCGACGTCGGCGAGCTCGCACGCCAAGCGGCAAGCATGCGCATTCGTCTGGTGTACGTCACGCCGCACCATCAGTATCCGACCACCGTCGTCTTGACGCCGACGCGCCGCCTCGCACTGCTCGAGCTCGCGCGCCAGCAGGGCATGGCCATCGTGGAAGACGACTACGACCAGGAGTTCCACTACGACGGCCGCCCCGTCCTGCCCATGGCCAGTGCCGATCCGCACGGGCAGGTGATCTACATCGGCACCTTCGCGAAGATCCTGGCGCCGGGATTGCGGCTCGGTTTCGTGGTCGCCCCGGAGCCGGCGCTCGCGCGGATGGCCTACGAGCGGGAGCTCATCGATCGGCAAGGCGACGGTGTCCTCGAATGTGCCGTGGCCGAATTGCTGGAGGAGCGGGAGATCCAGCGCCATGCGCGACGCATGCGACGCACGTATCAGGCGCGCCGCGATGCGCTGTGCGAGGCGATCGACAAACACCTGGCGGGCGCCATTTCCTATATCAAACCGCCGGGCGGCATGGCCCTTTGGACGAAGGTCGCCAGCGACGTCGATGTCGATCGATGGCAACAGCGCGCGGTCGAAAAAGACGTCCATTTCCAAACGGGGCGACACTTCTTCCTCGACGGTGCGCGCGCTCCGTATGCGCGATTCGGTTATGCCATGTTGAACGAACGCGAATTGCTCACCGCCGTGCGACGACTGGCACAAGCCTTGTAG
- a CDS encoding pyridoxamine 5'-phosphate oxidase family protein, whose amino-acid sequence MENRGPLERTPRTTLHRIPDRGSYDRDLAYSILDAGLYASVGIAVEGQPFVIPMVYARLGDRLILHGAAASRLLKAGAKSTPLCVTVTLVDGLVFARSGFHHSMNYRSVMVLGEATEITDTEEKLRALDALVDHAVPGRSRETRPANRKELVATRVLALPIVEASVKTRTGGPKDDEDDMERAYWAGHVPLRLVASEPISDAEHPPRAPMPEAIASYRRP is encoded by the coding sequence ATGGAAAACCGAGGCCCACTGGAACGTACCCCGCGGACGACGTTGCACCGCATCCCGGATCGGGGCTCTTACGATCGCGATCTTGCCTATTCCATTCTCGACGCGGGGCTTTACGCGTCCGTGGGCATCGCCGTGGAAGGACAGCCGTTCGTCATCCCCATGGTGTACGCGCGGCTGGGCGATCGCCTCATCCTGCACGGCGCCGCGGCGAGCCGCCTCCTGAAGGCAGGGGCCAAGAGCACGCCGCTCTGCGTAACGGTGACCTTGGTCGACGGGCTGGTGTTTGCGCGCTCGGGCTTCCACCACTCGATGAACTACCGCTCCGTGATGGTGCTGGGCGAGGCGACCGAGATCACCGACACGGAGGAAAAGCTTCGCGCGCTCGATGCCCTCGTCGACCATGCGGTGCCGGGGCGCTCGAGGGAGACGCGCCCGGCGAACCGCAAGGAGCTCGTCGCCACCCGGGTTTTGGCGCTTCCCATCGTCGAGGCGTCCGTCAAAACGCGGACGGGTGGCCCCAAAGACGACGAGGACGACATGGAGCGCGCATATTGGGCGGGCCACGTGCCCCTTCGTTTGGTGGCCAGCGAACCCATTTCCGATGCCGAGCATCCACCCCGCGCACCCATGCCCGAGGCGATCGCGTCGTACCGACGGCCTTAG
- a CDS encoding Bor family protein, translating to MNLFITNRRLRAGVLALAWLSQGCFSTSLVNKNLTPGAEKHEEWNSFFFWGLAGEAEVNVADICHQRDAWKIEEGTNGATWFVSLITLGIYSPRKVYVTCAEPSPPSQQEARTEASHAQEAQ from the coding sequence ATGAATCTTTTCATCACGAATCGACGGCTGCGGGCGGGGGTGCTGGCGCTGGCTTGGCTCAGCCAGGGGTGTTTCAGCACTAGCCTCGTAAACAAGAATTTAACTCCAGGAGCGGAGAAGCACGAGGAGTGGAATTCCTTTTTCTTTTGGGGACTTGCGGGCGAAGCCGAGGTGAATGTGGCCGACATTTGCCATCAACGCGACGCCTGGAAAATCGAAGAGGGCACGAACGGGGCCACATGGTTCGTCAGCTTGATCACGTTGGGCATCTACTCGCCGCGGAAGGTGTACGTCACGTGCGCCGAACCTTCGCCGCCTTCGCAGCAGGAAGCGAGAACCGAAGCTTCCCACGCGCAGGAGGCCCAATGA
- a CDS encoding acyltransferase translates to MAATTKTYNTRSDALDGLRAIAALLVAFYHCGAEFRSSPLVIPGFTGVLIFFVLSGYLVSKPFVQALAAGTSLPLLSSYAIRRFLRIYPPYLGALIFFTALRYATHLHPPSASAFTAHALLYFNFMGGHSFFDINAAFWSLSIEAQFYVLLPMSAWLVARVVGTRHAALALILLFVGVGLVSRVLEFTYPVAGNESHFVLPTSFLDLFGVGMLVAYVEPRAAITFSRSPRQRGVLWLIGIGVFLAANHWCLYDAGRADYLRTDIFSYATLYPLVCCLGAGVAVLAICVQPADTKLPILSWRPLVAIGHISYSVYLYHVAVQLAFFAALPHLPRGYELYLTSHHWLTGFLTLPFVLVTSAIAYRLVELPTMRYGTIWSKAVVQRAAIARPG, encoded by the coding sequence ATGGCTGCGACGACCAAGACTTACAATACCCGCAGCGATGCGCTCGATGGATTGCGTGCCATCGCTGCTCTCTTGGTTGCATTTTACCACTGCGGGGCCGAGTTCCGGAGTTCACCGCTCGTGATCCCAGGCTTCACGGGCGTGCTGATCTTCTTCGTATTGAGCGGATACCTGGTGTCGAAGCCCTTCGTGCAGGCTCTCGCGGCAGGGACCTCGCTCCCATTGCTTTCGAGTTATGCCATTCGGCGGTTCCTTCGCATATACCCTCCGTATTTGGGCGCGCTCATCTTCTTCACGGCGCTGCGCTATGCGACCCACCTGCACCCGCCGAGTGCGTCGGCCTTCACCGCGCATGCTCTTCTGTATTTCAACTTCATGGGTGGCCATTCCTTTTTCGATATCAACGCCGCATTTTGGAGCTTATCCATCGAAGCTCAATTTTACGTACTCTTGCCCATGAGCGCATGGCTGGTAGCGCGCGTCGTCGGCACGCGGCACGCAGCCCTTGCCCTCATCTTGTTGTTCGTCGGCGTCGGCCTCGTTTCGCGCGTGCTCGAATTCACCTACCCCGTGGCGGGGAATGAATCCCACTTCGTCCTGCCCACGTCGTTTTTGGATCTCTTTGGCGTGGGCATGTTGGTGGCCTATGTCGAGCCGCGTGCGGCCATCACCTTTTCGCGGTCACCGCGCCAGCGCGGGGTTCTTTGGCTCATTGGCATTGGCGTCTTCCTCGCCGCCAATCACTGGTGCCTCTACGATGCGGGAAGGGCCGATTACCTCCGCACGGACATCTTCTCCTACGCCACGCTCTATCCGCTCGTGTGCTGCCTCGGTGCCGGCGTGGCCGTCCTGGCGATTTGCGTCCAGCCGGCGGATACGAAGCTTCCGATCCTGTCTTGGAGGCCGCTGGTTGCCATTGGGCACATCTCTTACAGTGTCTATTTGTACCATGTCGCCGTGCAGCTCGCGTTTTTCGCGGCGCTCCCGCACCTCCCGCGCGGCTATGAGCTCTATCTCACGAGCCATCATTGGCTCACGGGCTTCCTCACGTTGCCATTCGTCCTCGTCACCAGCGCGATCGCATACCGCCTCGTGGAACTCCCCACCATGCGCTACGGAACGATCTGGTCGAAGGCCGTCGTCCAGCGGGCGGCCATCGCCCGTCCAGGCTGA
- a CDS encoding anthranilate synthase component I family protein has product MDERTFGGWVRAGYNQVPVVAAVPRQGRTPVDLLRALPERNRFLLESTRVSEEGRYSILGAAPFLRFVAKGDRYWIDGRPFEGDPIAALRALLREWRAPRLPDMPLFMGGAVGFFGYDAHRYFQRLPAHRNDDLGIWDIAFHFVNEFLVVDHHADVIYVVATGDRYSECKTRVDALLHAVKHLQGPPPPGEGRGGGDFTSNFTHQDYLTAVRRIQDYIRTGDTYQVNLSQRLETEYRGHGLDLYETLSRIDPVHFASYFQFDDFEIISASPERLVRVDAGKLFTRPIAGTRRTGADDENARFLHELRTCEKELSEHVMLVDLERNDLGRVCRYGSVHVSRLMEITRYAHVMHIESEVVGELSNGKDLLDVVAALFPGGTITGVPKIRTMEIISELEPTARGLYTGSIGYLSFAGDMDLNIAIRTILRKGSRAYVQVGGGVVIDSDPQREFKETLNKARSLLRALGTHSG; this is encoded by the coding sequence TTGGACGAGCGGACGTTCGGCGGCTGGGTCCGCGCAGGGTACAATCAAGTTCCAGTGGTCGCCGCGGTGCCGCGCCAGGGGCGGACACCCGTGGATCTCTTGCGGGCTTTGCCGGAGCGAAATCGCTTCTTGCTGGAGAGCACGCGCGTTTCCGAGGAAGGGCGATATTCCATTTTGGGCGCGGCGCCATTTCTGCGCTTCGTGGCCAAAGGGGATCGCTATTGGATCGACGGCCGGCCATTCGAGGGCGATCCGATTGCCGCGCTGAGAGCGCTGTTGCGTGAATGGCGCGCTCCACGGCTCCCGGACATGCCGCTTTTCATGGGCGGGGCCGTGGGCTTTTTCGGATACGACGCCCATCGCTATTTCCAGCGCCTTCCCGCACACCGCAACGACGACCTCGGTATTTGGGATATCGCCTTCCACTTCGTCAACGAGTTCCTCGTCGTGGACCACCACGCCGACGTCATTTACGTGGTGGCCACCGGCGACCGGTATTCCGAATGCAAAACGCGGGTGGACGCACTTCTGCATGCCGTGAAACACCTGCAAGGGCCCCCTCCCCCGGGGGAGGGCCGGGGTGGGGGAGATTTCACATCCAACTTCACCCACCAAGATTACCTAACCGCCGTCCGCCGAATCCAAGACTACATCCGCACCGGCGACACCTACCAAGTCAACCTCTCCCAGCGCCTCGAAACGGAATACCGCGGCCACGGGCTCGATCTCTACGAAACGCTGTCGCGCATCGACCCCGTGCATTTTGCCAGCTACTTCCAATTCGACGACTTCGAAATCATCAGCGCGTCCCCCGAGCGCCTCGTCCGCGTGGACGCCGGCAAGCTCTTCACCCGCCCCATCGCCGGAACCCGGCGCACCGGCGCCGACGACGAGAACGCCCGCTTCCTGCACGAGCTACGCACCTGCGAAAAAGAGCTCTCCGAGCATGTCATGCTCGTCGATCTCGAGCGCAACGATCTCGGGCGCGTCTGCCGCTACGGCAGCGTCCACGTCTCGAGGCTCATGGAAATCACGCGCTACGCGCACGTGATGCACATCGAGTCCGAGGTGGTCGGCGAGCTCTCCAACGGCAAGGACCTCCTCGACGTCGTGGCTGCCCTCTTCCCCGGTGGAACCATCACGGGCGTGCCCAAAATCCGCACCATGGAGATCATCTCCGAGCTCGAACCCACCGCCCGCGGCCTGTACACGGGCTCCATCGGCTATCTGTCGTTCGCCGGCGACATGGACCTGAACATCGCCATCCGCACCATCCTGCGCAAAGGGTCCCGTGCCTACGTCCAAGTGGGCGGCGGGGTGGTCATCGACTCCGATCCGCAGCGCGAATTCAAGGAGACCCTGAACAAGGCGCGCTCGCTCCTCCGCGCTCTCGGCACGCACTCTGGCTAG
- a CDS encoding LeuA family protein, whose translation MGDARTEGANISDLVYDWNEVDRRGRIVPAGVSFFDETLRDGLQNPSVIDPDVGHKLELLNLMNDIGIDAADIGLPGSSKRAFDDCLRMCREVEHNRLKIKVACAGRTVVSDITPMIELSQRAGIPIEVYAFIGSSPIRQYTEEWDVALIAKRSAEAIDVAVKAGLKVAYVTEDTTRSRPETLTTLFRAAIEHGATRLCLADTVGHATPDGVRNLIRFTKDVIAGTGAKDVGIDWHGHNDRGFALENAIWALEYGANRVHGTALGIGERVGNVPMELLLMNMKLLGLLGEQDLTRLLDYVQAAAAAVGWHIPINYPLVGRDAFRTATGVHAAAIIKAMAKGDAWLADRIYSGVPAGTFGRSQEICIGFMSGASNVNYWLRRRGIPATEKLVQEILKAAKAQDHIMTDEEVLSVVARVNGQTADVPASSS comes from the coding sequence ATGGGAGACGCACGGACGGAGGGGGCGAACATCTCGGACCTCGTTTACGACTGGAACGAGGTCGACCGACGGGGACGCATCGTGCCAGCGGGCGTCTCGTTCTTCGACGAGACGCTCCGCGACGGGCTGCAAAATCCGTCGGTCATCGACCCCGACGTCGGGCACAAGCTGGAGCTTCTCAACCTGATGAACGACATCGGCATCGACGCTGCCGACATCGGGTTGCCTGGAAGCTCCAAGCGCGCGTTCGACGATTGCCTGCGCATGTGCAGGGAGGTCGAGCACAACCGGCTGAAGATCAAGGTGGCCTGTGCGGGACGCACGGTGGTGAGCGACATCACGCCGATGATCGAGCTGTCGCAGCGCGCGGGTATTCCCATCGAGGTGTACGCGTTCATCGGCTCGAGCCCCATTCGGCAATACACGGAGGAATGGGACGTCGCGCTGATCGCCAAGCGCAGCGCCGAGGCGATCGACGTGGCGGTGAAGGCCGGCTTGAAGGTGGCCTACGTCACCGAGGACACGACCCGCTCGCGCCCCGAAACGTTGACGACCCTGTTCCGGGCGGCCATCGAGCATGGCGCAACGCGTCTATGCTTGGCCGATACGGTGGGCCACGCCACCCCGGACGGCGTGCGCAATTTGATTCGGTTCACGAAGGACGTCATCGCCGGCACGGGCGCGAAGGACGTGGGCATCGACTGGCACGGCCACAACGACCGCGGGTTTGCCCTGGAGAATGCGATCTGGGCGCTCGAATACGGGGCCAATCGCGTGCACGGGACGGCCCTGGGCATCGGCGAGCGCGTGGGCAACGTGCCCATGGAGCTCCTGTTGATGAACATGAAGCTTCTCGGGCTCCTGGGTGAGCAGGATTTGACCCGGTTGCTGGACTACGTGCAGGCGGCGGCCGCGGCCGTCGGCTGGCATATCCCGATCAACTATCCCTTGGTGGGGCGCGACGCGTTTCGCACGGCGACGGGCGTGCACGCGGCGGCGATCATCAAGGCGATGGCCAAGGGCGATGCGTGGCTCGCCGATCGGATCTACAGCGGGGTGCCGGCCGGGACGTTCGGGCGGTCGCAGGAGATCTGCATTGGGTTCATGAGCGGGGCCTCGAACGTGAATTATTGGCTGCGGCGGCGGGGGATTCCTGCAACGGAGAAGCTCGTGCAGGAGATTTTGAAGGCCGCCAAGGCGCAGGATCACATCATGACCGACGAAGAAGTGCTGAGCGTGGTCGCCCGCGTGAACGGGCAAACCGCGGACGTGCCCGCATCGTCGTCGTAG
- a CDS encoding nucleotide exchange factor GrpE, with protein MTEKDVSRTENGNVSPELETEAEALLEAEEAPAEDPLAQAQLEAARLKDMWMRTAAEFDNFRKRSRREADDARKQGREDILRELLPVFDNLERGVQSAQRAQDVKAVIDGMQMILKQFEQTLGKLDIKKVPAVGTPFDPTVHEAIQQVETDQHPSGTVIFEVQPGYIQGDKLLRAAMVVVAKAPAGKGPGDDGNSAS; from the coding sequence ATGACGGAGAAGGATGTGAGTCGAACGGAAAATGGCAACGTTTCGCCGGAGCTCGAGACCGAGGCCGAGGCGCTGCTCGAGGCCGAAGAAGCCCCCGCTGAGGACCCGCTCGCGCAAGCCCAGCTCGAGGCGGCCCGGCTGAAGGACATGTGGATGCGCACGGCCGCCGAGTTCGATAATTTCCGCAAACGCTCGCGCCGCGAGGCCGACGATGCGAGAAAACAAGGACGCGAGGATATCCTGCGCGAGCTGCTTCCCGTGTTCGACAACCTCGAGCGCGGTGTCCAAAGCGCGCAACGCGCCCAAGACGTGAAGGCCGTCATCGACGGCATGCAGATGATTTTGAAGCAGTTCGAGCAGACCTTGGGGAAGCTCGACATCAAGAAAGTGCCTGCGGTGGGCACGCCGTTCGACCCGACGGTGCACGAGGCCATTCAGCAGGTCGAGACCGACCAACACCCCAGCGGCACCGTTATTTTCGAGGTGCAGCCGGGCTACATCCAGGGGGACAAACTCCTCCGCGCTGCGATGGTCGTCGTGGCCAAGGCTCCTGCAGGTAAAGGGCCGGGCGACGACGGCAACAGCGCGTCATAA
- a CDS encoding RNA methyltransferase yields MRRKTPGVLNKDELVSERILRFEQHDPAGVVRALEPFVQQRRRERILEVISGRFASITVLFESPHDPHNGAAVVRTCEAFGIQTLHVIESREKFLAAASVARGAEKWVDIVPHPTVQDAAAAAKEAGLELIATHPDGELLPSDLANIPRFGLVLGNERNGISDDLTAACTRAVRVPMRGFVESLNVSVTAAILLAAATSGRKGDLDPAERLRLYARGLYLSASHADEHLAHAGFSV; encoded by the coding sequence ATGCGGCGGAAGACCCCAGGCGTACTTAACAAAGACGAGCTCGTTTCGGAGCGCATTCTACGCTTCGAGCAGCACGATCCGGCAGGGGTCGTACGTGCCTTGGAGCCTTTCGTCCAGCAACGACGGCGCGAGCGGATCTTGGAGGTGATTTCGGGCCGGTTCGCCAGCATCACGGTGTTGTTCGAATCGCCGCACGATCCGCACAACGGGGCGGCCGTGGTGCGGACGTGCGAGGCCTTCGGGATTCAGACGTTGCACGTCATCGAGTCGCGCGAGAAGTTCCTCGCGGCGGCCTCCGTGGCGCGTGGCGCCGAAAAATGGGTCGACATCGTCCCACATCCCACCGTGCAGGACGCGGCGGCGGCGGCCAAAGAGGCGGGGCTGGAACTCATTGCCACGCACCCTGATGGTGAACTTTTGCCGTCGGACTTGGCGAACATCCCGCGATTTGGCCTGGTGCTGGGCAACGAACGGAACGGAATCAGCGACGACTTGACGGCCGCGTGCACGCGCGCGGTGCGGGTCCCCATGCGCGGATTCGTGGAGAGTCTTAACGTGAGCGTCACCGCCGCCATCCTACTGGCAGCGGCCACCAGCGGCCGCAAGGGGGATCTCGATCCCGCCGAGCGGCTGCGTCTCTATGCCCGCGGTCTCTACTTGTCCGCATCGCATGCGGACGAGCACCTGGCGCACGCGGGTTTTTCGGTATAG